The following are encoded in a window of Mycobacterium decipiens genomic DNA:
- the prrB gene encoding two-component system sensor histidine kinase PrrB: MNILSRIFARTPSLRTRVVVATAIGAAIPVLIVGTVVWVGITNDRKERLDRRLDEAAGFAIPFVPRGLDEIPRSPNDQDAIITVRRGNVVKSNSDITLPKLQDDYADTYVRGVRYRVRTVEIPGPEPTSVAVGATYDATIAETNNLHRRVLLICAFAIGAAAVFAWLLAAFAVRPFKQLAEQTRSIDAGDEAPRVEVHGASEAIEIAEAMRGMLQRIWNEQNRTKEALASARDFAAVSSHELRTPLTAMRTNLEVLSTLDMSDDQRKEVLNDVIRTQSRIEATLSALERLAQGELSTSDDHVPVDITDLLDRAAHDATRIYPDLDVSLVPSPTCIIVGLPAGLRLAVDNAIANAVKHGGATLVQLSAVSSRAGVEIAIDDNGSGVPEDERTVVFERFSRGSTASHSGSGLGLALVAQQAHLHGGTASLENSPLGGARLVLRLPGPS, encoded by the coding sequence ATGAACATCCTGTCGCGGATCTTCGCTCGGACGCCCTCGCTGCGAACCCGGGTGGTGGTCGCGACGGCGATCGGTGCCGCGATCCCGGTGCTCATCGTCGGCACCGTCGTCTGGGTCGGGATCACCAATGACCGCAAGGAACGGCTGGACCGCCGGCTCGACGAGGCCGCGGGTTTCGCGATCCCGTTCGTGCCGCGCGGCCTGGACGAAATCCCGCGCTCACCGAACGACCAGGACGCAATCATCACGGTCCGCCGCGGCAACGTGGTCAAGTCGAATTCCGATATCACGCTGCCCAAGCTGCAAGACGACTACGCCGACACCTACGTCCGCGGGGTGCGCTATCGGGTGCGAACGGTGGAGATCCCAGGGCCAGAGCCGACGTCGGTCGCGGTGGGCGCGACCTACGACGCCACCATCGCCGAGACCAACAACCTGCACCGCCGGGTGCTGCTGATCTGTGCCTTCGCCATCGGCGCGGCCGCGGTGTTCGCGTGGCTGCTAGCCGCGTTCGCGGTGCGACCATTCAAACAACTTGCCGAACAGACCCGGTCCATCGACGCGGGCGACGAGGCACCCCGGGTGGAAGTGCACGGCGCCAGCGAAGCCATCGAGATCGCCGAGGCGATGCGAGGCATGCTGCAGCGCATCTGGAACGAGCAGAACCGAACCAAGGAAGCACTCGCTTCGGCGCGGGACTTCGCAGCGGTGTCATCCCACGAGTTGCGCACTCCGCTGACTGCGATGCGCACCAACCTCGAGGTGCTATCCACCCTGGATATGTCGGACGACCAACGCAAAGAAGTGCTCAACGACGTGATCCGCACTCAGTCGCGGATTGAAGCCACCCTGAGCGCACTGGAGCGGTTGGCCCAGGGCGAACTGTCGACATCGGACGATCACGTGCCGGTCGATATCACCGACCTGCTCGACCGCGCCGCACATGACGCGACCCGGATCTACCCCGATCTCGATGTCTCGCTGGTGCCATCGCCGACCTGCATCATCGTGGGTTTGCCGGCCGGGTTGCGGCTGGCCGTCGACAACGCCATCGCCAACGCGGTCAAACATGGCGGCGCCACCTTGGTTCAACTCTCCGCGGTCAGCTCGCGGGCCGGCGTGGAGATCGCCATCGACGACAACGGCAGCGGAGTGCCCGAAGATGAACGCACTGTGGTGTTCGAGCGGTTCTCCCGCGGGTCCACGGCCTCCCATTCGGGGTCGGGTCTCGGGTTGGCGTTGGTCGCCCAACAAGCCCACCTGCACGGCGGGACCGCATCGCTGGAAAACAGCCCACTGGGCGGCGCGCGTCTAGTGTTGCGCCTCCCCGGCCCCAGTTAA
- a CDS encoding OmpA family protein, which translates to MVSKVGLGQPPATTDARRTRKFYRGSPGRPWLIGVVVIPLLIAAIGYGAFERPQAVTGPTGVLPTLTQTATSAAPELSLSLLSISRSGNTITLIGDFPDEGAKAALMKALKGLLTPGVNVIDQIHVDPVVQSLDFSSAEPVFTAGVPIPDFGLKVERDTVTLTGTAPSPEHKQAVERAAMSTWPSVKVVDNIEVTVQVPPPGAPGPIPAPAPPGAPVGGPCADLQSAINALTGGPIAFGNDGGSLIPDDYEILNRVADKLKACPDARVTINGYTDNIGSEGINIPLSAQRAKIVADYLITRGVARDHIVTKGLGSVNPIASNDTAEGRAKNRRVEIVVS; encoded by the coding sequence GTGGTTTCTAAGGTGGGTTTGGGCCAACCGCCCGCGACCACCGACGCGCGGCGAACTCGCAAGTTTTACCGGGGCTCGCCGGGCCGTCCGTGGCTGATTGGTGTGGTGGTTATTCCGTTGCTGATAGCGGCAATCGGATACGGTGCTTTCGAGCGACCCCAGGCCGTTACCGGACCCACTGGTGTGCTGCCCACGCTGACACAGACCGCTACCTCGGCCGCTCCTGAGTTGTCGTTGTCTCTGCTTTCAATTAGTCGGAGCGGCAACACCATTACCCTGATCGGCGACTTCCCCGATGAGGGAGCCAAGGCGGCGTTGATGAAGGCGCTCAAAGGCTTACTGACTCCGGGCGTGAACGTCATCGACCAGATTCACGTCGATCCCGTTGTACAATCACTCGATTTCTCAAGCGCAGAACCGGTTTTCACCGCTGGTGTGCCGATCCCTGATTTCGGCCTCAAGGTCGAGAGGGACACCGTCACCTTGACCGGAACGGCCCCTTCGCCAGAGCACAAGCAAGCGGTCGAGCGCGCTGCGATGAGCACCTGGCCGAGCGTGAAAGTTGTTGACAATATTGAGGTTACGGTGCAAGTGCCGCCGCCCGGAGCTCCCGGCCCTATCCCGGCGCCCGCGCCGCCAGGAGCGCCAGTTGGTGGCCCATGTGCTGACCTGCAATCCGCCATCAATGCCCTAACGGGTGGACCGATCGCGTTTGGGAACGACGGGGGTAGCCTGATCCCGGATGACTATGAAATCCTGAACCGGGTAGCGGACAAGCTAAAGGCGTGTCCGGATGCTCGCGTGACGATCAACGGCTACACCGACAACATTGGCAGCGAAGGTATCAATATTCCGTTAAGCGCTCAGCGCGCCAAGATAGTCGCCGACTACCTCATTACACGCGGCGTCGCCCGCGACCACATCGTTACCAAGGGTCTCGGTTCGGTCAACCCCATCGCCAGTAATGACACGGCCGAGGGGCGCGCCAAGAATCGCCGCGTCGAGATCGTGGTCAGCTAA
- a CDS encoding DUF2630 family protein: protein MSNGRKPTDSETLAHIRDLVAEEKSLREQLQHRNITESEEQQRLRRIEIELDQCWDLLRQRRALRGTGGDPREAAVRPADQVEGYTG, encoded by the coding sequence ATGAGCAACGGGCGGAAACCGACGGACAGCGAGACCCTGGCACACATCCGCGACCTGGTTGCCGAGGAGAAATCGTTGCGAGAGCAGCTACAGCACCGCAACATCACCGAGTCTGAGGAGCAGCAGCGATTGCGCCGCATCGAGATCGAACTCGACCAATGCTGGGACCTGCTCCGACAGCGCCGGGCGTTGCGCGGAACCGGCGGTGACCCGCGCGAAGCGGCGGTGCGTCCCGCCGACCAAGTCGAGGGGTACACCGGCTAG
- a CDS encoding phytoene desaturase family protein encodes MSDRNGDSDPEFDPEFDVVIVGGGHNGLVAAGYLARAGLRVRLLERLGRIGGAAVSAQAFDGVEVALSRYSYLVSLLPSRIVADLGAPLRLARRPFSSYTPQPATAGRSGLLIGPTGEPSSAGLAAIGAAPDAQGFAAFYRRCRLVTERLWPTLIEPLRTREQARRLVVECGGQEAAAAWQAMVDEPIGHAIAGAVANDLVRGVIATDALIGTFAGMHDPSLMQNICFLYHVLGGGTGVWHVPVGGMGSVTSALATAATGHGAEIVTGADVFAVDPDGAVRYRSDGAENLIRGRFVLAGVTPAVLAGLLGEPAPALAPGAQVKVNMVVRRLPRLRDGSLTPQQAFAGTFHVNETWAQLDAAYSRATTGQLPDPLPCEAYCHSLTDPSILSPKLRAAGAQTMTVFGLHTPHSVFGSADSEADCDALRHRMSEAVLASLNSVLAEPIQDVLMTDAQSRPCIETTTTLDLERTLAMTGGNIFHGALSWPFADDDDRLDTPARRWGVATAHERIMLCGSGARRGGAVSGIGGHNAAMAVLASL; translated from the coding sequence ATGAGCGATCGCAACGGGGATTCCGACCCCGAATTCGACCCCGAATTCGACGTTGTCATCGTTGGCGGCGGTCACAACGGCCTGGTCGCGGCCGGCTACCTGGCCCGGGCCGGCCTTCGGGTGCGGCTGCTCGAGCGGCTGGGGCGGATCGGTGGGGCCGCGGTGTCGGCGCAGGCCTTCGACGGTGTCGAGGTCGCGCTGTCGCGCTATTCGTACCTGGTCAGCTTGCTGCCGTCACGCATCGTTGCCGACCTTGGCGCTCCGCTGCGGTTGGCGCGGCGGCCATTTTCCTCGTATACCCCGCAGCCGGCTACGGCCGGGCGCTCTGGCTTGCTCATCGGGCCCACCGGCGAACCTAGCTCAGCGGGGCTCGCCGCGATCGGCGCTGCGCCGGATGCGCAGGGTTTCGCCGCGTTCTACCGGCGCTGCCGGCTGGTGACCGAACGGCTGTGGCCAACCCTGATCGAACCGCTGCGCACCCGCGAGCAGGCTCGCCGACTTGTTGTGGAATGCGGCGGCCAAGAGGCGGCGGCCGCCTGGCAGGCCATGGTCGATGAGCCGATCGGGCACGCCATCGCCGGCGCGGTGGCGAACGACCTGGTGCGCGGGGTGATCGCGACCGATGCGCTGATCGGCACCTTCGCTGGCATGCACGACCCGTCGCTGATGCAAAACATCTGCTTCTTGTATCACGTACTGGGTGGGGGCACCGGAGTTTGGCACGTCCCAGTCGGCGGCATGGGTTCGGTGACCTCGGCCCTGGCCACCGCGGCTACCGGTCATGGCGCCGAAATCGTCACCGGTGCAGACGTTTTCGCTGTTGATCCGGACGGTGCGGTGCGCTACCGCAGCGACGGTGCCGAGAACCTGATCCGGGGCCGGTTTGTCCTGGCCGGCGTCACACCGGCGGTCCTGGCCGGCCTGCTCGGCGAACCAGCCCCGGCACTGGCCCCGGGCGCACAGGTCAAGGTGAACATGGTGGTGCGCCGACTCCCCCGGTTGCGCGACGGCAGCCTCACACCGCAACAAGCATTTGCCGGGACGTTCCACGTCAATGAGACGTGGGCCCAACTGGATGCCGCGTACTCGCGGGCAACTACCGGGCAGTTGCCGGATCCCCTGCCGTGCGAGGCCTACTGCCATTCGCTGACCGACCCGAGCATCTTGTCACCCAAGCTGCGCGCTGCGGGTGCCCAGACAATGACGGTGTTCGGCCTGCACACACCGCACTCGGTGTTTGGGTCCGCCGACTCCGAAGCCGACTGCGACGCGTTGCGCCACCGGATGAGCGAGGCGGTACTGGCGTCGCTGAATTCCGTTCTGGCCGAGCCGATTCAAGATGTGCTTATGACCGACGCGCAGAGCCGGCCGTGCATCGAGACGACGACCACCCTGGACCTGGAGCGCACGCTTGCGATGACCGGCGGCAACATCTTCCACGGCGCGTTGTCCTGGCCGTTCGCTGACGACGACGATCGGCTGGACACACCGGCACGGCGGTGGGGAGTAGCCACCGCCCACGAGCGGATCATGCTGTGCGGCTCAGGTGCCCGCCGCGGCGGGGCGGTGTCGGGCATCGGCGG